From a single Micromonospora pallida genomic region:
- the tmk gene encoding dTMP kinase, giving the protein MLIVIEGPNGVGKTTVAGLLAERLRHRTGQPVHLTTEPTRTRLGELLREAEAVIHGRALALAIAADRTMHVEDEIIPALDSGTIVISDRYVQSSLVLQRVDAVDLREIWSYNRYVLQPAISVYLVDDPRVIATRLAVRRRLTRLEATGTPARELQLYDQAFDFLKRQSWHQVKIDCRNRDPDQVVCAILDTLTPMLARRPAA; this is encoded by the coding sequence ATGCTCATCGTGATCGAGGGACCCAACGGCGTCGGGAAGACAACGGTCGCGGGGCTGCTGGCCGAGCGGCTGCGCCACCGCACCGGCCAGCCGGTCCACCTGACAACCGAACCCACCAGGACCCGCCTCGGGGAACTGCTGCGCGAGGCCGAGGCCGTCATCCACGGACGGGCCCTCGCCCTCGCGATCGCCGCCGACCGCACCATGCACGTCGAGGACGAGATCATCCCCGCGCTCGACTCCGGCACTATCGTGATCAGCGATCGTTACGTGCAGTCCTCGCTGGTCCTGCAGCGCGTTGACGCGGTCGACCTCCGCGAGATCTGGAGCTACAACCGGTACGTCCTGCAGCCTGCCATCTCCGTCTACCTGGTCGACGACCCGCGGGTCATCGCCACCCGGCTCGCCGTACGCCGGCGCCTGACCCGGCTCGAGGCGACCGGCACCCCCGCACGCGAGCTGCAGCTCTACGACCAGGCTTTCGACTTCCTCAAGCGGCAGTCGTGGCACCAGGTGAAGATCGACTGCCGGAACCGGGACCCGGACCAGGTCGTCTGCGCCATTCTCGACACGCTGACCCCCATGCTCGCCCGACGCCCTGCGGCCTGA